Proteins from a genomic interval of Streptomyces sp. NBC_00820:
- a CDS encoding N-6 DNA methylase has translation MTENAASPVGPLVTGAEIARLAGVTRAAVSNWRRRYGDFPAPAGGGASSPLYSLGDVQEWLDRQRKSHEVSPEVELWQALRAAYGDQMITGLAAVAGMLAAGREVKLPDDIAARVDALIRTEAPVGLVSGLTERFMDSARRAGSDQVTSERVVRAVCRFVPELPADATVFDPACGIGVLLLSVAPGPAMQCRGQEMDADSARFAQLRASLTGRSNVRITAGDSLRSDEWPDLKADLVVCDPPAGVTEWGRGELLLDSRWELGTPSKAEGELAWLQHAYAHTKPGGWVLLVMPASVAYRKAGRRIRAELVRRGIVRQIVALPPGTATSHALPVHLWLLRRPEDGAGAGAHHAVRMVDLTANSPDDDLEPRPDQVTDVQPIDLLDDTVDLTPGSHLRASHRDYSGEYTMLRAELQEEIRRFALLLPELGAGDGPGALDGATTSVAELARAGLVAYDSQEPVSNSEQLDTDYLQGFLRSSANVRRSTSASGTFRADGKGSRIPRMGIEEQRRYGSAFRALTAFEEAMRKMDELSRRLAEVARDGLASGALAPED, from the coding sequence ATGACAGAGAATGCCGCTTCACCGGTCGGCCCCCTTGTCACGGGTGCTGAGATCGCTCGGCTGGCCGGAGTGACTCGGGCCGCTGTCTCTAATTGGCGTCGGCGCTACGGCGACTTTCCCGCCCCCGCCGGCGGCGGGGCGAGCAGCCCGCTCTACTCCCTCGGTGATGTGCAGGAGTGGCTGGACCGACAGCGCAAGAGTCACGAGGTGTCTCCTGAGGTCGAGCTGTGGCAGGCCTTGCGGGCCGCGTACGGGGATCAGATGATCACGGGCCTGGCAGCGGTGGCCGGCATGCTCGCAGCGGGACGTGAGGTGAAGCTGCCGGACGATATCGCCGCGCGGGTGGACGCGCTGATCCGGACCGAGGCGCCCGTCGGCCTTGTGAGTGGCCTCACTGAAAGATTCATGGACTCCGCCAGACGTGCGGGATCGGACCAAGTGACTTCGGAGCGCGTGGTGCGTGCCGTGTGCCGCTTCGTTCCCGAGCTACCGGCCGACGCCACCGTCTTCGATCCAGCCTGCGGAATCGGGGTGCTGCTTCTTTCCGTCGCACCGGGACCGGCCATGCAATGCCGTGGTCAAGAGATGGACGCGGACAGTGCTCGCTTCGCGCAACTTCGTGCCAGCCTCACAGGGAGGTCGAATGTGCGCATCACAGCGGGTGATTCCCTCCGTTCTGATGAATGGCCGGATCTGAAAGCCGACCTGGTCGTTTGCGACCCACCAGCTGGTGTGACCGAGTGGGGACGGGGTGAGCTGCTGCTTGACTCTCGATGGGAACTCGGTACCCCGTCCAAGGCCGAAGGGGAGCTGGCGTGGCTCCAGCACGCTTATGCCCACACCAAGCCTGGCGGTTGGGTTCTCTTGGTCATGCCCGCCTCGGTCGCGTATCGCAAGGCGGGGCGCCGTATCCGGGCAGAGCTGGTGCGCCGGGGCATCGTGCGGCAGATCGTAGCCCTGCCGCCTGGGACGGCGACGTCTCACGCCCTGCCCGTCCACCTATGGCTGCTGCGGCGTCCTGAGGACGGGGCAGGCGCGGGTGCGCACCACGCCGTGCGCATGGTCGACTTGACTGCCAACAGTCCGGACGACGATCTGGAACCACGGCCCGACCAGGTTACCGATGTACAGCCGATCGATCTCCTCGACGATACTGTCGACCTGACTCCTGGCAGCCATCTGCGGGCCTCACATCGTGACTATTCGGGGGAATACACGATGCTGCGCGCTGAATTGCAGGAAGAGATCCGCCGATTCGCCCTTCTTTTGCCCGAACTTGGGGCAGGGGACGGGCCGGGGGCACTGGACGGAGCCACCACCAGTGTTGCTGAACTCGCCCGGGCTGGACTCGTCGCCTACGACAGTCAGGAACCCGTGTCGAACAGCGAGCAGCTCGACACGGACTACCTGCAGGGGTTCTTGCGCAGTTCCGCCAACGTCCGCCGGTCCACGAGTGCCAGCGGGACCTTCCGCGCAGACGGCAAGGGATCACGAATTCCGCGCATGGGCATTGAGGAGCAGCGCCGATATGGCTCCGCCTTCCGGGCGTTGACAGCGTTCGAAGAGGCGATGCGGAAGATGGACGAACTGAGCCGGCGACTCGCTGAGGTCGCCCGTGACGGCCTGGCCTCCGGTGCCCTGGCGCCGGAGGACTGA